From a single Vibrio chagasii genomic region:
- the nhaD gene encoding sodium:proton antiporter NhaD codes for MLGIQLSVVLSLLCFSAVAGAATSQLGEPLKLTNSFAGYLSLTIFVIAYVVVMMEEYLKLRKSKPVLLAAGLIWIIIGFTYQEHNLVEVAKQALEHNLLEYAELLLFLLVAMTYISAMEERRLFDALQAWMVGKGFNFRSLFWLTGILSFFISPIADNLTTALLMCAVVLKVAGDNPKFVNLACVNIVIAANAGGAFSPFGDITTLMVWQAGYVSFSEFIPLFIPSMMNYLVPALIMSYFVPTTQPDTVHQHVELKRGARRIVFLFIMTIGTAVAFHAVLHFPPVMGMMMGLAYLQFFGYFLRKTLPNSLAKKKAVAIANNDEGALKRLGSVVPFDVFRRVSHAEWDTLLFFYGVVMCVGGLSLLGYLELASGVMYSQWNPIWANIMVGILSAIVDNIPVMFAVLSMEPQMSMGNWLLITLTAGVGGSLLSIGSAAGVALMGAAHGKYTFFGHLKWMPVIMIGYAVSIAAHLWLNGGLF; via the coding sequence ATGCTAGGTATCCAGCTTTCTGTTGTCCTCTCTTTACTGTGTTTTTCTGCGGTCGCGGGGGCAGCTACCTCCCAACTAGGGGAACCTCTCAAGCTTACCAACTCTTTTGCTGGCTACCTCTCGCTCACTATTTTCGTTATCGCTTACGTTGTAGTGATGATGGAAGAGTACCTAAAGCTGCGAAAGTCCAAACCCGTTTTACTTGCTGCTGGCCTTATTTGGATCATCATTGGTTTCACTTACCAAGAGCACAATCTAGTTGAAGTCGCGAAGCAAGCGCTCGAACACAACTTATTAGAATACGCCGAGTTGCTACTCTTCTTGCTCGTCGCCATGACTTACATCAGCGCGATGGAAGAGCGAAGACTATTTGATGCCCTGCAAGCCTGGATGGTGGGTAAAGGCTTTAATTTTCGGTCTCTATTCTGGTTAACCGGTATTTTGTCGTTCTTTATCTCCCCGATAGCCGATAACCTGACAACGGCTCTATTAATGTGTGCCGTGGTACTTAAAGTCGCAGGAGACAACCCTAAATTTGTTAACCTCGCCTGTGTGAATATTGTGATTGCAGCGAATGCAGGTGGCGCGTTCAGTCCATTTGGCGACATCACTACCTTGATGGTATGGCAGGCAGGCTATGTCAGTTTTAGTGAATTCATTCCCTTATTCATTCCTTCAATGATGAACTACCTCGTTCCTGCTCTGATCATGTCTTACTTTGTACCCACCACCCAGCCCGACACGGTACATCAACACGTTGAATTGAAACGAGGCGCGAGACGAATTGTATTCCTATTCATTATGACCATAGGTACTGCGGTTGCTTTCCACGCCGTCCTGCACTTCCCACCAGTAATGGGCATGATGATGGGGCTCGCATACCTCCAGTTCTTTGGGTATTTCTTGAGAAAAACACTGCCCAACTCGCTGGCTAAGAAGAAAGCCGTGGCAATTGCGAATAACGATGAAGGAGCCTTGAAACGACTCGGCTCTGTTGTGCCTTTTGATGTATTTCGAAGAGTCTCTCATGCCGAGTGGGACACATTACTCTTCTTCTACGGGGTGGTAATGTGTGTCGGTGGTTTGAGCTTGCTTGGTTACTTAGAACTCGCTTCAGGCGTCATGTACAGCCAATGGAATCCGATTTGGGCGAATATCATGGTGGGCATCTTGTCTGCGATCGTCGATAACATTCCGGTGATGTTTGCAGTGTTATCAATGGAGCCACAAATGTCGATGGGTAACTGGTTACTGATTACATTAACCGCTGGCGTTGGGGGAAGCTTATTATCTATCGGTAGCGCCGCTGGTGTGGCATTGATGGGGGCAGCTCATGGTAAGTACACCTTCTTTGGACACCTAAAATGGATGCCTGTCATCATGATTGGCTATGCGGTCAGCATCGCGGCTCACTTATGGCTTAATGGTGGGTTATTCTAG
- a CDS encoding glycerol kinase, whose amino-acid sequence MSDKISTSALAKQRGIEAKTLFSDLKTAGYIVRSQDRWMLTERGESFGGEYVEHKKFGVFIVWPEKLLIDLDTFSGQTLTATQLGSAFKLSAKKINLLLNELGWITREENGWHVTSTGLKAGGEQREDKATQNLFVVWHDSLVRNKRLKQSVVEFLGHDAESHSTDVSFSSFRQKFEAKHRTLDGHYVRSKGELIIDNWLYMAGVVHAYERPLPIAKEVISDFYLPSGKVYIQFWGTDSAPIAEEKREVTRKIYDEHGFGLIEITPEDIPNLDSVLPPLLRQYGIKAY is encoded by the coding sequence ATGTCAGACAAGATCTCCACATCAGCTCTCGCTAAACAGAGAGGTATAGAAGCTAAAACTCTATTCAGTGACCTAAAAACGGCCGGCTATATCGTACGTTCACAGGATCGATGGATGCTGACCGAACGAGGGGAAAGCTTTGGTGGGGAGTATGTAGAACACAAAAAGTTTGGTGTCTTCATTGTCTGGCCTGAGAAGCTACTTATCGATTTGGACACCTTCTCAGGGCAAACACTAACCGCAACTCAACTTGGGAGTGCTTTCAAGCTCAGCGCAAAGAAAATTAACCTCTTGCTCAATGAACTGGGTTGGATAACAAGAGAAGAAAACGGTTGGCACGTCACCTCGACAGGTTTAAAGGCCGGTGGTGAACAGAGAGAAGATAAAGCCACACAAAACCTATTCGTGGTATGGCACGATTCATTAGTCCGTAATAAACGTTTGAAGCAATCAGTTGTTGAATTCCTAGGGCACGATGCAGAAAGCCACTCAACGGACGTGTCATTTTCTAGCTTCCGCCAGAAGTTCGAGGCCAAGCATAGAACCTTGGATGGGCACTATGTGCGTTCAAAAGGAGAGCTAATCATCGACAACTGGCTATATATGGCGGGTGTGGTACATGCGTACGAGCGTCCGCTGCCAATAGCGAAAGAAGTGATCAGCGACTTTTATCTTCCAAGCGGCAAAGTATACATTCAATTCTGGGGAACCGATTCTGCGCCAATCGCCGAGGAAAAACGTGAAGTGACGAGAAAAATCTATGATGAGCATGGTTTTGGCTTAATCGAGATCACACCGGAAGATATCCCAAACCTAGACAGCGTCCTTCCACCATTATTGCGCCAATATGGCATCAAGGCATACTAA
- a CDS encoding mannitol-1-phosphate 5-dehydrogenase gives MKALHFGAGNIGRGFIGKLLSDAGMKVTFADVNETVVNALIERQEYPVKIVGEECVVETVKNVTAVNSATSAVVDCIAESDIVTTAVGPTVLKIISKSIAQGIEKRAAANNTAPMNIIAAENMVRGTSQLKAAVLEHLSDDMKAFTEQHIGFVDSAVDRIVPPAEAGETDPLAVTVETFSEWIVDQTQFKGEIPNIPGMECTDNLMAFVERKLFTLNTGHLVTAYLGVLAGHETIKDAIEDQAIYAEVKATMEESGEVLIKRYGFDPEAHAAYILKILGRFANPFLRDEVDRVGRQPIRKLSPQDRLVKPLNGTLEYGLPNAHLVKAIAAAFHYKNEDDPQAVELQAMFAEKGFAETLAHYSELNIDSEVVKLAEQAYLALK, from the coding sequence ATGAAAGCGTTACATTTTGGTGCAGGTAATATCGGTCGTGGTTTCATTGGTAAACTTCTTTCTGACGCTGGTATGAAGGTTACTTTTGCTGACGTAAATGAAACGGTTGTTAATGCGTTAATTGAACGCCAAGAATACCCAGTAAAGATTGTTGGTGAAGAGTGCGTTGTTGAAACCGTTAAGAACGTGACAGCAGTAAACTCAGCAACAAGCGCTGTGGTAGATTGCATTGCTGAGTCTGACATTGTGACGACAGCTGTTGGCCCAACGGTTCTTAAGATTATTTCTAAGTCTATTGCTCAAGGTATCGAGAAGCGCGCAGCGGCAAACAATACTGCGCCAATGAACATCATCGCAGCAGAGAACATGGTTCGCGGTACGAGCCAACTAAAAGCGGCGGTTTTAGAGCATCTTTCTGATGACATGAAAGCGTTCACTGAACAACATATTGGCTTTGTTGATTCAGCAGTTGACCGTATCGTGCCGCCAGCTGAAGCAGGTGAAACTGACCCACTAGCAGTAACGGTTGAAACGTTCAGCGAGTGGATCGTAGACCAAACACAATTTAAAGGTGAGATTCCAAACATCCCTGGTATGGAATGCACTGACAACCTTATGGCTTTCGTTGAGCGTAAACTATTCACGCTAAATACAGGCCACTTGGTAACGGCATACCTTGGCGTGCTTGCAGGCCACGAAACAATCAAAGACGCGATTGAAGACCAAGCAATTTACGCTGAAGTAAAAGCGACGATGGAAGAGAGTGGTGAGGTGCTTATCAAGCGTTACGGCTTTGATCCAGAGGCACATGCAGCATACATCTTAAAAATTCTAGGCCGCTTTGCGAACCCATTCCTACGTGACGAAGTTGACCGCGTTGGCCGTCAACCAATCCGTAAACTGAGCCCACAAGATCGTCTAGTCAAGCCACTGAACGGTACGCTAGAATACGGCCTACCAAATGCACACCTTGTAAAAGCGATTGCCGCGGCTTTCCACTACAAGAATGAAGATGACCCTCAAGCGGTTGAACTTCAGGCAATGTTCGCAGAAAAAGGTTTTGCTGAGACATTAGCGCACTATTCTGAGCTGAATATCGACTCAGAAGTTGTTAAACTAGCGGAACAAGCTTACCTAGCATTGAAATGA
- a CDS encoding helix-turn-helix domain-containing protein, with the protein MSKNIHHNSALTNEQCHLARYARDARFDGMFFTAVKTTGIFCRPICPATPPKEENVEYFSHQAQALKAGYRPCLRCRPDSAPFSPAWKGVETTFLRAMQLIDNGALSSGSITDLAKRLGISDRYLRTLFDSYIGVSPKQYSLYSQLMFAKQLLHNSSMSITDIGFVSGFNSTRRFNDAFQKELKLSPSEIRRTKPNDSLSNHIQLAFHGPLDWKHLLDFYRRRMIEGIEEVGDDYYQRTVTVNGSKGWFKATLAKKNRLDIEFELDDINQLRGLITHIRRMFDLDVDIAKVEAFFATIDPNLVARSGIRIPGVWSAWEAGVRAILGQQVSVTAAIGQLNLLVKELSESDKKTYFPTPKQIAEADVSFLRMPGSRKETLKRFAEYMVDNQAEHPSKWIDLKGIGPWTIQYALLRGLSEPNHLLVGDLVVKKFIEHRPAINIESVSPWGSYATFHCWNQS; encoded by the coding sequence ATGTCGAAAAATATCCATCACAACAGTGCGTTAACTAATGAGCAGTGTCATTTGGCTCGCTATGCGCGAGACGCTCGCTTTGATGGTATGTTTTTCACTGCAGTAAAAACGACGGGGATTTTTTGTCGCCCTATCTGCCCTGCAACACCACCAAAAGAAGAGAACGTCGAATATTTTTCTCATCAGGCTCAGGCATTAAAAGCAGGCTACCGACCTTGTTTACGCTGTCGACCAGACAGTGCGCCTTTCTCGCCAGCATGGAAAGGGGTTGAAACCACGTTTCTTAGAGCGATGCAGCTTATCGATAATGGTGCATTAAGCTCAGGTTCGATTACCGATCTTGCTAAGCGTTTGGGGATCTCTGATCGATACTTACGCACCTTATTCGACAGCTATATTGGTGTGTCACCCAAGCAATATAGTCTGTACAGTCAATTAATGTTCGCTAAACAGTTGCTGCACAACAGCAGTATGAGTATTACTGATATCGGTTTTGTGAGTGGCTTTAATAGCACGCGTCGCTTTAACGATGCGTTTCAAAAAGAGCTGAAGCTTTCGCCAAGTGAGATTCGACGAACCAAACCTAATGACAGTCTGAGTAATCACATCCAACTGGCTTTTCATGGCCCATTAGATTGGAAGCACTTATTGGATTTCTATCGACGCAGAATGATTGAAGGGATAGAAGAGGTTGGGGATGATTATTACCAGCGAACTGTGACAGTCAATGGCTCGAAAGGTTGGTTTAAGGCGACTTTAGCTAAAAAAAACCGATTAGATATTGAATTTGAGTTGGATGATATAAACCAATTACGAGGTTTGATCACTCACATTCGTCGTATGTTCGACCTAGATGTCGACATCGCTAAAGTTGAAGCCTTTTTTGCGACGATAGATCCTAACTTAGTCGCCAGAAGTGGCATTCGTATTCCAGGTGTATGGAGTGCTTGGGAGGCGGGTGTCAGAGCGATACTTGGACAGCAAGTTTCGGTAACAGCTGCGATTGGTCAGTTAAACCTATTGGTTAAAGAGCTTTCTGAATCAGATAAGAAAACCTATTTTCCGACACCGAAACAAATAGCGGAAGCCGATGTGAGCTTTTTGCGAATGCCAGGAAGCCGTAAGGAGACCTTAAAGCGTTTTGCCGAATACATGGTCGACAACCAAGCCGAGCACCCTTCCAAATGGATTGACCTAAAAGGCATTGGCCCTTGGACCATACAATATGCATTACTGCGTGGCTTGAGTGAGCCGAATCATTTGTTGGTGGGTGATTTAGTGGTGAAGAAGTTTATCGAGCACCGACCTGCTATCAATATAGAGAGTGTTTCACCGTGGGGCAGTTATGCTACGTTCCACTGCTGGAATCAGTCTTAA
- a CDS encoding methylated-DNA--[protein]-cysteine S-methyltransferase, producing the protein MVNRFTYYDSPLGTVTLQANEQGLLGVWFETHTTKPEDLGTQEDSFPIFQSVKEQLERYFAGEDVQFDVPIAAKGTPFQQSVWHALTTIPYGETWSYAQLADAIGNPKAVRAVGLANGKNPVSVIVPCHRVIGKNGKLTGYAGGIERKQRLLAIEGIGQE; encoded by the coding sequence ATGGTGAACCGTTTTACATATTATGACAGCCCGTTAGGCACTGTGACTCTGCAGGCGAATGAGCAAGGCTTACTCGGAGTTTGGTTTGAAACACACACAACGAAACCGGAAGACTTAGGTACACAAGAAGATAGCTTTCCGATTTTCCAATCGGTCAAAGAGCAGCTCGAACGTTATTTTGCAGGAGAAGACGTTCAATTTGATGTACCAATCGCTGCCAAAGGCACTCCTTTTCAGCAATCGGTTTGGCACGCTCTTACTACTATTCCTTACGGAGAAACATGGAGCTATGCTCAGTTAGCCGACGCGATCGGTAATCCAAAAGCGGTGCGAGCTGTGGGGTTAGCCAATGGCAAGAACCCGGTATCAGTGATTGTTCCGTGTCATCGAGTGATAGGCAAGAATGGCAAATTGACGGGTTACGCGGGCGGGATTGAACGAAAACAGCGCTTATTGGCGATTGAGGGAATTGGCCAAGAATAG
- a CDS encoding glucosamine-6-phosphate deaminase, which translates to MRLIPLNNAAQVGKWAARHIVEAIKAFNPTADRPFVLGLPTGGTPLTTYKELIALYNAGEVSFKNVVTFNMDEYVGIDPNHPESYRTFMYTNFFNHVDIQEENINLLDGKAEDIDAHCAAYEEKIRSYGKINLFMGGIGIDGHIAFNEPGSSLASRTRIKTLTEETRIANSRFFDNDINQVPKYALTIGVATLLDAEEVMILTMGHNKAQALQVAIEGSVNHMWTVTALQMHRKAIIVADEPAQQELKVKTLRYFQELEAENIQDL; encoded by the coding sequence ATGAGACTTATTCCTTTAAACAACGCGGCACAAGTAGGTAAATGGGCAGCACGTCACATCGTTGAAGCGATCAAAGCATTCAACCCAACAGCTGATCGTCCATTCGTTCTTGGTCTACCAACTGGTGGCACACCACTTACGACTTACAAAGAGCTAATCGCACTATACAATGCAGGTGAAGTTAGCTTTAAAAACGTTGTTACATTCAACATGGATGAGTACGTAGGTATCGATCCTAACCACCCTGAGTCTTACCGTACTTTCATGTACACAAACTTCTTCAACCACGTTGATATTCAAGAAGAGAACATCAACCTACTAGACGGCAAAGCAGAAGACATCGACGCTCACTGCGCAGCTTACGAAGAAAAAATCCGTTCTTACGGCAAAATCAACCTGTTCATGGGCGGTATCGGCATCGACGGTCACATCGCATTCAACGAACCTGGTTCTTCTCTAGCTTCTCGTACTCGTATCAAGACGCTAACTGAAGAGACTCGCATCGCGAACTCTCGCTTCTTCGACAACGACATCAACCAAGTGCCAAAATACGCACTAACTATCGGTGTTGCGACTCTACTAGACGCTGAAGAAGTAATGATCCTGACTATGGGTCACAACAAAGCACAAGCTCTACAAGTTGCTATCGAAGGTTCTGTAAACCACATGTGGACTGTTACAGCACTACAAATGCACCGTAAAGCTATCATCGTTGCTGATGAGCCAGCTCAACAAGAGCTAAAAGTTAAGACTCTACGCTACTTCCAAGAGCTAGAAGCAGAAAACATCCAAGACCTATAA
- a CDS encoding DUF413 domain-containing protein, which yields MSETEFRHGKKRFYDTIKFPRGFAKSGDFTLSEEEILTLFGDTMLALETGELTPTNAEEKHFLKVLSHPHKAKSKLERVWLKYIQLARGRRRFHTLNGCKRGEVPREEYDSELVLED from the coding sequence ATGTCTGAGACCGAATTCCGTCACGGAAAAAAACGTTTTTATGACACCATTAAATTCCCACGAGGGTTCGCTAAGTCAGGGGATTTTACTCTTTCAGAAGAGGAAATCCTAACCTTGTTTGGCGACACTATGCTTGCACTTGAGACTGGTGAACTTACACCAACCAATGCAGAAGAAAAGCACTTCCTTAAAGTGTTGTCTCACCCTCATAAGGCAAAGTCCAAGTTAGAGCGTGTTTGGTTGAAGTACATTCAACTGGCTCGCGGACGCCGTCGCTTTCATACCCTAAACGGCTGCAAACGCGGCGAAGTGCCTAGGGAAGAATACGACAGCGAGTTAGTGTTAGAAGATTAG
- a CDS encoding LysR family transcriptional regulator, whose translation MDVKVFRTFLEVARVRHFGRAAENLYLTQAAVSARIKQLEGYFDTQLFIRDRNNIKLTSSGERLIGYAEVMVSTLQQAKFELSLESGKALQLTLGGTPNIWDAYLQNCLSVVTDSFGGYGFMAEVMGREQLNRNLLERTLDMAFAFDQIKAEELNCKKVADLVLVLVSTQPDDLESVFQHKYVYVDWGTRFGSEHAERHPKVPAPYLRTSTARIALDFILEKGGSAYLPVSLVEPFIESGQLHKVKGVEDWYRPIYLSYRKNSTSVEAIMQVEKLVNEIDPSTAYTLQQAAEQAPE comes from the coding sequence ATGGATGTGAAAGTATTTAGAACCTTTCTTGAGGTTGCAAGGGTGCGCCACTTTGGGCGTGCTGCTGAAAACTTGTATTTAACACAAGCGGCGGTGAGTGCGCGGATCAAACAGCTAGAAGGCTATTTTGATACTCAGTTGTTCATCCGTGATCGTAATAACATCAAGCTTACCTCTTCAGGTGAGCGTTTGATTGGATACGCTGAGGTGATGGTTTCTACTTTGCAACAGGCTAAGTTTGAGCTGTCACTAGAGAGTGGAAAAGCCCTGCAGTTAACGTTGGGTGGCACACCGAATATTTGGGATGCATATTTACAAAACTGTCTGAGTGTTGTGACGGATTCTTTTGGTGGTTACGGCTTTATGGCAGAGGTGATGGGGCGTGAGCAACTGAACCGTAACTTGCTTGAGCGCACCTTAGATATGGCCTTTGCATTTGATCAGATCAAAGCTGAAGAGCTGAATTGTAAAAAAGTGGCGGATCTCGTGTTGGTTTTGGTATCGACACAACCAGATGATTTAGAATCCGTGTTCCAGCATAAGTATGTTTATGTTGATTGGGGAACACGTTTTGGTTCTGAGCACGCAGAGCGTCATCCAAAAGTACCCGCACCGTACTTACGTACCTCAACGGCTCGTATTGCACTCGATTTCATTTTAGAGAAAGGGGGCAGTGCCTATTTGCCAGTGTCTCTTGTTGAACCTTTTATCGAGTCAGGACAGTTGCACAAGGTGAAAGGCGTTGAAGACTGGTATCGCCCGATTTACCTAAGCTACCGTAAAAACAGTACCTCGGTAGAGGCGATCATGCAGGTTGAGAAGTTGGTTAACGAGATTGACCCATCGACGGCATACACACTGCAACAAGCAGCGGAACAAGCACCAGAGTAG
- a CDS encoding transcriptional regulator, which produces MPIHPSHETELLEALSEAESASACLMAAYDALDDTVDAVLKNIFKKDDTAIKFVVEPLLNSGGPLGEIMVRGKLLLGLGVISKELYDDLEVFVTLKEWAKLQGDDTSFTEVDVIFELNKVHAIQRIMPIEYDAEMVETMSGPMLQMFLGRHHQKVKSTIVLAITDIINTLCRDNALSS; this is translated from the coding sequence ATGCCAATACATCCTAGTCATGAAACAGAATTACTCGAGGCCTTATCTGAAGCTGAGAGTGCTAGCGCCTGCTTGATGGCGGCTTATGATGCATTGGATGATACGGTGGATGCGGTTTTAAAAAACATCTTCAAGAAAGACGACACGGCGATTAAATTCGTTGTCGAACCTCTACTCAACAGCGGTGGGCCTTTAGGCGAGATAATGGTTCGCGGTAAATTGCTCTTGGGTCTGGGTGTTATCAGTAAAGAGCTTTATGACGATTTAGAGGTTTTCGTAACCTTGAAAGAGTGGGCGAAATTACAAGGTGACGACACCAGTTTTACCGAAGTTGATGTTATCTTTGAGCTCAATAAGGTACATGCGATTCAGCGTATTATGCCTATCGAATATGATGCGGAGATGGTCGAAACCATGTCTGGCCCGATGCTTCAAATGTTCTTAGGGCGACATCATCAGAAAGTGAAGTCGACCATTGTTTTGGCTATCACAGACATCATTAACACCTTATGTCGTGACAACGCCTTGAGTTCTTAG
- a CDS encoding PTS mannitol transporter subunit IICBA encodes MLSPEAKIKVQNFGRFLSNMVMPNIGAFIAWGFITALFIPTGWWPNETLASMVGPMITYLLPLLIGYTGGKMVGGDRGAVVGAITTMGVIVGTDIPMFMGAMIVGPLGGIAIKKFDEAIHGKVKSGFEMLVNNFSAGIIGMICAIIAFIVIGPAVKVLSSGLAAGVNVMVEAGALPLASIFVEPAKILFLNNAINHGIFSPLGIQQSEEIGRSIFFLIEANPGPGLGLLLAYMVFGKGSAKQSAAGASIIHFLGGIHEIYFPYVLMNPRLILAVIAGGMAGVFTNVMFSSGLISPASPGSIFAILLMTPKGSYIGVILSVIAATAVSFVVASILLKTSAQDDEEDSLEKASAQMKDMKASSKGAATGADINLADVKAVYVACDAGMGSSAMGAGLLRKKVEAAGLNITVTNYAINNLPSDSQIVITHKDLTDRARKTIPGAMHMSLNNFLDGAVYDNLVAELVEAQSGEAKVEAPAPAAAPAQEGNKLALTNDSIFLGLKATQKEDAIKFAGDQLVKLGNVSPEYVDGMFAREELVSTYLGESIAVPHGTIEAKQYVQKTGIVFCQYPEGIQWGEDEDDIAKMVIGIAAQGDEHNMVLMAITNSLDDEDAVECLQNTTNPADVLRILSEN; translated from the coding sequence ATGTTATCACCAGAAGCGAAGATCAAGGTTCAAAACTTTGGTCGTTTCTTATCCAATATGGTAATGCCAAACATCGGCGCATTTATTGCGTGGGGTTTCATTACAGCACTATTCATCCCAACAGGTTGGTGGCCTAACGAAACGTTAGCATCAATGGTTGGTCCTATGATCACTTACTTGCTGCCATTATTGATTGGTTACACTGGTGGTAAGATGGTTGGTGGTGACCGCGGTGCGGTAGTAGGTGCCATCACAACAATGGGTGTTATCGTTGGTACTGACATCCCGATGTTCATGGGTGCAATGATTGTGGGTCCACTAGGCGGTATCGCAATCAAGAAATTCGATGAAGCTATTCACGGTAAAGTGAAGAGTGGTTTCGAAATGCTAGTGAACAACTTCTCTGCTGGTATCATCGGCATGATCTGCGCGATCATCGCGTTCATCGTGATTGGTCCTGCTGTGAAAGTTCTGTCTTCTGGTTTAGCGGCTGGCGTTAACGTGATGGTTGAAGCGGGTGCACTACCTCTTGCTTCTATCTTTGTAGAACCGGCGAAAATCCTATTCCTAAACAATGCAATCAACCATGGTATTTTCTCTCCACTAGGTATTCAGCAATCTGAAGAGATCGGCCGTTCTATCTTCTTCCTAATTGAAGCGAACCCAGGTCCTGGTCTAGGTCTACTACTTGCTTACATGGTATTTGGTAAAGGCAGCGCGAAGCAATCTGCTGCGGGTGCATCTATCATCCACTTCCTAGGTGGTATCCACGAAATTTACTTCCCATACGTTCTAATGAACCCACGTCTAATCCTAGCGGTAATCGCAGGTGGTATGGCTGGTGTATTCACTAACGTAATGTTCAGCTCTGGCCTAATCTCTCCAGCGTCTCCTGGTTCTATCTTCGCGATTCTGTTGATGACACCAAAAGGCTCTTACATCGGCGTGATTCTATCGGTTATCGCAGCAACGGCAGTATCGTTTGTTGTAGCGTCAATCCTTCTTAAAACATCAGCGCAAGATGATGAGGAAGATTCACTAGAGAAAGCATCAGCACAAATGAAAGACATGAAAGCGTCTTCTAAAGGTGCAGCAACGGGTGCAGACATCAACCTAGCTGACGTGAAAGCAGTATACGTAGCGTGTGATGCGGGTATGGGTTCAAGTGCAATGGGTGCAGGTCTACTTCGTAAGAAAGTTGAGGCAGCGGGCCTAAATATCACGGTAACTAACTACGCAATCAACAACTTACCATCTGATTCACAAATTGTTATTACGCATAAAGATTTAACAGACCGTGCACGTAAAACCATTCCTGGTGCAATGCACATGTCTCTGAACAACTTCTTAGACGGCGCAGTATACGACAACCTAGTAGCAGAACTTGTTGAAGCACAAAGTGGTGAAGCGAAGGTAGAAGCTCCGGCTCCTGCAGCAGCACCAGCTCAAGAAGGCAACAAGCTTGCACTGACTAATGACAGCATCTTCCTTGGCCTTAAAGCGACTCAGAAAGAAGACGCAATCAAGTTTGCTGGCGACCAATTAGTGAAACTTGGCAATGTATCTCCAGAGTACGTAGATGGCATGTTTGCTCGTGAAGAGCTTGTATCTACTTACCTAGGCGAGTCTATCGCAGTACCACACGGCACAATCGAAGCGAAGCAATACGTACAAAAAACCGGCATCGTGTTCTGTCAGTACCCTGAAGGTATTCAGTGGGGCGAAGATGAAGATGATATCGCGAAGATGGTTATCGGTATTGCCGCTCAAGGCGATGAGCACAACATGGTGCTGATGGCTATTACCAATTCACTTGATGATGAAGACGCTGTGGAATGCCTACAGAACACAACAAACCCTGCTGATGTTCTACGTATTCTTAGCGAAAACTAA
- a CDS encoding nitroreductase family protein, whose translation MTHPIITDLNTRYTTKKYDAEKRISAEDMEVIKEALRLSASSINSQPWKFIIIESDEAKQRFHNTFENMFQFNQPHAKEASHTILFAHDPKYTKEKFAKRADTEVSSGHLPAEMYEQFLGAYAFAEMNTDETGFNGNWTKSQVYIALGNTLHTLARLGIASTPMEGVDAAMISEEFADELEGHVVDVALAIGYHKDGEDYNHGKPKARLALDEVVTTL comes from the coding sequence ATGACTCATCCAATCATTACTGATCTAAACACTCGTTACACAACTAAAAAATACGATGCAGAAAAACGCATCTCTGCGGAAGACATGGAAGTAATCAAAGAAGCACTTCGTCTGTCAGCTTCTTCTATCAACTCTCAGCCTTGGAAGTTCATCATCATTGAGAGCGACGAAGCAAAACAGCGTTTCCACAACACTTTCGAGAACATGTTCCAGTTTAACCAACCACATGCGAAAGAAGCGTCACACACAATCCTGTTCGCTCACGATCCTAAGTACACTAAAGAGAAATTCGCGAAACGCGCAGATACGGAAGTAAGCTCTGGTCACCTACCGGCTGAAATGTATGAACAGTTCTTAGGTGCTTACGCATTCGCAGAAATGAACACTGACGAAACAGGTTTCAATGGTAACTGGACTAAGTCTCAAGTGTACATTGCACTGGGTAACACACTGCACACGCTTGCTCGCCTTGGTATCGCTTCAACTCCAATGGAAGGTGTAGACGCGGCTATGATCAGCGAAGAGTTTGCTGACGAGCTAGAAGGTCACGTTGTTGATGTAGCACTGGCTATCGGTTACCACAAAGACGGCGAAGACTACAACCACGGTAAACCAAAAGCGCGTCTAGCTCTTGATGAAGTCGTGACTACGCTTTAA